The following proteins come from a genomic window of Gossypium raimondii isolate GPD5lz chromosome 5, ASM2569854v1, whole genome shotgun sequence:
- the LOC128041125 gene encoding protein GRIM REAPER-like → MAVTEAVKEAIWLQGMVKTLGLVQEHIDVYDDQGGNNNQVRTLFELDQYPASLTVEEGTINRFLKTSPTKDKIRKGVDCDPHPSLNICKGISANNGTISSVFSVRRIVVTRLVIGTTAENVATGASLGNVVCGGVCTNVANNVNHRGKCGNQCSSGVRCDNGFCGYA, encoded by the exons ATGGCTGTAACAGAGGCTGTAaaggaagctatttggttacaaGGTATGGTTAAAACCTTGGGATTGGTTCAGGAGCATATTGACGT ATATGATGACCAAGGTGGTAACAACAATCAAGTTCGAACATTGTTTGAACTTGATCAATACCCTGCAAGTTTAACAGTTGAAGAAGGCACTATCAA CCGGTTCTTAAAGACCTCGCCGACAAAAGATAAGATCAGGAAAGGTGTCGATTGTGATCCTCACCCTTCTCTAAACATATGCAAGGGTATTTCCGCAAACAACGGGACCATCTCATCAGTATTCTCAGTAAGACGCATTGTCGTAACGCGCTTAGTGATCGGAACAACTGCGGAAAATGTGGCAACCGGTGCGAGTTTGGGCAACGTTGTTTGCGGTGGAGTTTGTACTAATGTTGCTAACAACGTTAACCATCGTGGCAAGTGTGGCAATCAATGCTCGTCTGGAGTTCGATGTGATAATGGATTTTGTGGTTATGCTTAG